A single region of the Candidatus Kryptoniota bacterium genome encodes:
- a CDS encoding CoB--CoM heterodisulfide reductase iron-sulfur subunit A family protein, with product MAAEKFQVDSLIVGGGIAGMQSALDLADHGYKVALVEKNPSVGGKMIGLSKVFPTLDCCSCITTPKMSAVAHHDNIELLTYCEVDSVFRNHGAFEVRVTKKPRYVKENDCTGCRACELVCPIELPDEENEFGRIGRRVIYVPFATAVPQKAVIDIEHCVFCGKCIPVCAPNVIDFHQAPEEIEIEAKTIILATGYEVTPRSAKKEYGSGKLRNVIDGLMMERLLAPTGPYGHVLRPSDGKQPSSIAYVQCAGSRDQTLGVPYCSRVCCMYAIKQAMLLSGTLPMADITIYYMDIRTFGKGYEQFYQSAKAMGIEFVKGKVARISEDSDQNPVVRVEMIDDNSRVIERKHDLVVLSVGMLPGWNTEKDFGVATADDGFVEIPDCNIAPTVTAQPGIFAAGTATGPMDIVDSIMTAGAAAAEAAGYIEANFSEKVISGTFAHV from the coding sequence ATGGCAGCAGAGAAATTTCAAGTCGATAGTCTCATAGTCGGAGGCGGAATCGCAGGTATGCAGTCGGCACTCGATCTCGCAGACCATGGCTATAAAGTTGCACTGGTGGAAAAGAATCCGAGTGTCGGCGGAAAAATGATCGGCTTAAGCAAAGTCTTTCCGACTCTCGACTGCTGCAGCTGCATTACTACTCCCAAGATGTCGGCAGTTGCTCACCATGACAACATTGAACTCTTGACATACTGCGAGGTAGATTCAGTGTTTCGCAACCACGGTGCCTTCGAAGTGCGGGTAACGAAAAAACCGCGCTACGTGAAGGAGAACGATTGCACAGGCTGCAGAGCCTGTGAGCTGGTTTGTCCGATCGAATTGCCCGACGAAGAGAACGAGTTCGGCCGCATTGGCCGGCGCGTCATTTATGTCCCATTCGCAACTGCCGTTCCGCAAAAAGCGGTCATCGATATTGAGCATTGTGTGTTTTGCGGGAAGTGCATTCCTGTCTGCGCGCCGAACGTCATCGATTTTCACCAAGCACCTGAAGAGATAGAAATTGAAGCGAAGACAATCATACTCGCCACGGGCTATGAGGTAACTCCGCGAAGTGCCAAAAAGGAATACGGCTCGGGAAAACTCAGAAACGTAATCGATGGACTCATGATGGAACGCCTCCTAGCTCCGACGGGACCTTACGGACATGTGCTGCGTCCCTCTGATGGTAAGCAGCCTTCCTCAATCGCCTACGTGCAATGTGCCGGGTCACGGGATCAGACACTAGGCGTGCCGTATTGCTCACGCGTCTGCTGTATGTACGCAATCAAGCAAGCAATGCTCCTTTCCGGGACGCTTCCGATGGCGGACATCACGATCTATTACATGGATATCCGTACGTTCGGAAAGGGATACGAGCAATTCTATCAGAGCGCGAAGGCTATGGGAATTGAATTTGTGAAGGGAAAGGTCGCCAGGATCTCCGAAGACTCTGACCAGAATCCCGTCGTCCGAGTAGAGATGATCGATGACAATTCGCGCGTGATCGAACGAAAGCACGACCTTGTCGTTCTTTCAGTTGGCATGCTGCCGGGTTGGAATACGGAAAAAGACTTCGGCGTCGCCACGGCCGATGACGGTTTCGTTGAAATCCCCGATTGCAATATCGCGCCGACTGTTACCGCACAGCCCGGCATTTTCGCTGCTGGAACAGCGACTGGCCCGATGGATATCGTTGACAGCATCATGACAGCTGGTGCCGCAGCGGCAGAAGCCGCCGGATATATCGAGGCCAACTTCTCGGAAAAGGTAATCTCGGGGACTTTTGCCCATGTCTGA
- a CDS encoding class I SAM-dependent methyltransferase: protein MEENKSRWYDGLFYDLFIAPHQDKVFAQVKEILSKDSTLLDVGCGTGRLASQILDKCERIEIIDPSEKNISIAKRKFAEVPPDKLFIRHTDGLTFLRNGGVHYDFVVMSYVLHEIAEEERDVLLWGLSRVADKIIIVDYLVPEPRNYCAILNRLVEWAAGSIHYRNLKSFMKAGGILGLLEKVPLNVLSEVKNRPCSSHIAVLEGKTGRNGKSQLHGPVPDRTEIRVKIYEPNRS from the coding sequence ATGGAAGAAAATAAGAGTCGTTGGTACGACGGTCTTTTTTACGATTTGTTTATCGCCCCGCACCAGGACAAAGTCTTTGCACAGGTGAAAGAAATCCTGTCCAAGGACTCGACACTTCTCGATGTTGGCTGCGGTACTGGCAGGCTTGCCTCTCAAATCCTGGACAAATGTGAGAGAATTGAAATCATAGACCCTTCGGAGAAGAATATCAGTATCGCGAAGCGCAAATTTGCAGAAGTTCCTCCCGACAAACTCTTTATCCGGCATACAGATGGATTGACGTTCCTTCGGAATGGCGGAGTTCATTATGATTTTGTGGTTATGTCTTACGTGCTCCACGAAATTGCGGAAGAGGAAAGAGATGTGCTCTTATGGGGACTCTCGAGAGTTGCGGACAAGATTATTATCGTAGATTACCTTGTCCCCGAACCGAGAAATTATTGTGCCATCCTCAATCGCCTTGTCGAATGGGCTGCGGGTTCAATCCACTATAGGAATTTAAAATCATTCATGAAGGCTGGGGGGATCTTGGGTCTTCTGGAGAAAGTCCCATTGAACGTTCTAAGCGAGGTGAAAAACCGACCCTGCTCAAGCCACATTGCTGTACTTGAGGGAAAAACCGGAAGAAACGGCAAATCTCAACTTCATGGTCCAGTACCCGACAGAACTGAAATAAGAGTGAAGATATACGAACCGAATCGATCGTGA
- a CDS encoding hydrogenase iron-sulfur subunit, giving the protein MANSLPGNNCKILLLATLSGGYRGADSAGQSHIDYSPNTFILPVRTSAIFPPQFYLNSLEHGFDAIIVMYSGTDSPYKGESERTAEIINMTYAIMKEKGIDTRRLRLAAICTVCVKPFLNEIQKMNALLDEIGPVARPIQVVSLQIK; this is encoded by the coding sequence ATGGCTAATAGTCTACCAGGAAATAATTGCAAGATCCTATTGCTCGCAACTCTGTCCGGCGGCTATCGTGGTGCAGACTCGGCAGGGCAATCTCACATTGATTATTCGCCGAACACATTCATACTTCCAGTCCGGACTTCCGCTATTTTTCCGCCGCAGTTCTACTTGAATTCGTTGGAGCATGGCTTCGATGCGATCATTGTGATGTACAGCGGGACCGACAGCCCTTACAAAGGCGAGTCGGAGCGGACGGCGGAGATTATTAATATGACTTACGCGATAATGAAGGAAAAAGGGATCGATACTCGCAGGTTGCGGCTGGCCGCAATTTGCACCGTCTGTGTGAAACCCTTTCTCAATGAGATTCAAAAGATGAATGCACTCCTTGATGAGATTGGACCAGTTGCACGTCCGATTCAAGTGGTGAGTCTGCAGATAAAATAA
- a CDS encoding sulfurtransferase TusA family protein, with translation MSTTIDLNTMKAAKVADARAMACPGPLLEAKKSIGTVKVGEVLEIWSGDPNTKKDMPAWCQKVGHEFLGVIPADGYDRLFIRRKK, from the coding sequence ATGTCTACAACTATCGATCTTAACACGATGAAAGCCGCGAAAGTAGCGGACGCACGTGCCATGGCGTGTCCAGGTCCGCTGCTGGAAGCGAAGAAGAGTATCGGTACCGTCAAAGTGGGCGAAGTACTAGAAATATGGTCCGGAGATCCGAATACGAAGAAAGATATGCCAGCTTGGTGCCAGAAAGTCGGCCATGAATTTCTCGGAGTCATCCCAGCCGACGGTTACGACCGACTCTTCATTCGCAGGAAAAAATAA
- a CDS encoding MarR family winged helix-turn-helix transcriptional regulator produces the protein MTKDYASGTSMLRLALACRRFQKRLASGTGLSTNEIICLLILHMQELKSVSELSSIVDLSCTSTSKILSKLQKKRCIEIALHSSDRRKEQVVLTDFGRGMSERLLSSSKDLAMDVLASLPENMKMEFANWIQWHSVDNSSEST, from the coding sequence ATGACGAAAGACTATGCATCCGGGACAAGTATGCTCCGGTTAGCTCTTGCATGCCGAAGGTTTCAAAAGAGACTTGCCAGCGGGACCGGCTTGTCCACAAATGAAATCATCTGCTTGTTAATCCTGCACATGCAGGAGTTGAAATCCGTAAGTGAATTAAGCTCCATTGTGGATCTCTCCTGCACCTCCACCTCCAAGATTCTTTCCAAGCTCCAGAAAAAGAGGTGCATTGAAATTGCCTTGCATTCTTCCGACAGGCGCAAGGAGCAAGTCGTACTCACCGACTTCGGACGCGGAATGTCAGAGAGGTTGTTGTCCAGTTCGAAAGACCTTGCAATGGATGTGCTTGCCAGTCTGCCTGAGAACATGAAGATGGAATTCGCGAATTGGATACAATGGCATTCGGTCGACAACAGCAGCGAATCAACTTAA
- a CDS encoding CoB--CoM heterodisulfide reductase iron-sulfur subunit A family protein translates to MSDNPEKREMERQEPKIGVYICDCGGNISDTVNCQRVAEALAKLPNVAVSRRCQFMCSDAGQKLVTDDISENGVNRVVVGACSIFLHEQTFRRTVQRAGLNPYFYYHIGLREQDSWVHHACPPEATEKAVRMMSAGVAKARKLRPLESIHLEAEKHVLVIGGGVAGLRAALSIARTELRVTLIEKSNSLGGHVMQWNRLFPTDEDARKVVNRLIADVMAENKIEVMTETEVISSKGYVGNFDVRIRKQSTETDIRIGAIVIATGFEPYDPFQGELGYGTYPEVITLPQLESLLSDLAEHELRWNSHPVRSVAMIHCVGSRQVEGVHKPQLDGKVNDYCSRVCCTATLAAANEIRERFPDVNVYDVYQDIRAYGRGHEDYYLRASKNRVTFIRYFAEEAPEVLHAEEGDQFPLLVKVKDHLTWGEEIELPVDLVVLSVGMMPSPIQDLMSMFKVAPGSDRFLLEVHPKLRPVETAVPGIVLAGTAQAPMNVLESCAAAEAAASKVSILLCRGEVELEPYVAQVDPDLCKGSGECVRLCPQEGAIHLETINVDGKSTQRAVVTEANCNGCGVCVSACPNRAIDVQGWQLDEYEAMVQAIVADMPALEDIP, encoded by the coding sequence ATGTCTGACAATCCTGAGAAGAGAGAAATGGAGAGACAGGAGCCGAAGATTGGCGTTTACATTTGTGATTGCGGTGGAAACATCAGCGATACGGTGAACTGTCAGAGAGTTGCAGAAGCTCTGGCAAAACTTCCGAACGTTGCTGTGTCACGGCGCTGCCAGTTCATGTGCTCCGATGCCGGTCAGAAGCTTGTCACAGACGACATTAGCGAGAACGGTGTCAATCGTGTCGTCGTGGGAGCGTGCTCCATTTTCCTTCACGAGCAGACTTTTCGAAGAACCGTCCAGCGTGCGGGGTTGAATCCCTACTTCTATTATCACATCGGGTTGCGTGAACAGGACAGTTGGGTGCACCACGCTTGTCCGCCTGAAGCAACGGAGAAAGCCGTGAGGATGATGTCTGCGGGAGTTGCGAAAGCACGCAAGCTGCGACCACTCGAGTCGATTCATCTAGAAGCAGAAAAGCATGTCCTGGTTATTGGCGGCGGCGTAGCGGGACTGCGTGCCGCGCTATCGATTGCCCGCACCGAATTGAGAGTGACGCTCATCGAGAAAAGCAACTCTCTCGGCGGACACGTCATGCAGTGGAATCGGCTTTTCCCGACAGATGAAGATGCCCGCAAAGTTGTCAACCGCCTCATCGCCGATGTGATGGCAGAGAACAAAATCGAAGTGATGACAGAAACGGAAGTGATATCCTCGAAAGGATATGTCGGAAATTTCGATGTAAGAATTCGAAAACAATCCACCGAGACCGACATAAGAATTGGCGCAATCGTCATCGCGACTGGTTTCGAACCGTACGATCCATTTCAGGGCGAGCTCGGCTATGGAACATATCCTGAGGTCATTACCCTTCCTCAATTGGAAAGTCTTCTCTCAGATCTGGCCGAACACGAGCTAAGATGGAACAGCCATCCTGTACGCAGCGTCGCGATGATCCATTGCGTAGGGAGCCGACAGGTCGAAGGTGTGCACAAGCCCCAGCTCGACGGCAAAGTGAATGACTATTGCTCTCGGGTGTGCTGCACCGCAACCCTGGCAGCTGCGAATGAAATCCGTGAGAGATTCCCCGATGTAAATGTGTACGATGTCTATCAGGACATCCGCGCTTACGGCCGCGGCCATGAAGATTATTATCTAAGAGCCTCGAAGAACCGTGTCACGTTCATTCGCTACTTTGCCGAGGAAGCGCCCGAGGTTCTCCATGCTGAAGAAGGCGACCAATTTCCCCTCCTGGTGAAAGTGAAAGATCATCTGACATGGGGAGAAGAGATCGAACTGCCGGTGGACTTGGTTGTCCTTTCCGTTGGTATGATGCCGAGTCCCATTCAGGATTTGATGAGCATGTTCAAGGTTGCTCCGGGGAGCGATCGGTTTCTTCTCGAAGTGCATCCCAAACTAAGGCCCGTCGAGACGGCGGTTCCGGGCATTGTATTGGCAGGTACGGCGCAGGCACCCATGAACGTTCTGGAGAGTTGCGCAGCTGCAGAGGCTGCGGCTTCAAAAGTCAGCATTCTCCTGTGTCGCGGCGAAGTTGAACTTGAGCCTTACGTAGCGCAAGTGGATCCGGATCTTTGCAAGGGTAGCGGAGAGTGCGTTCGATTATGTCCACAGGAAGGCGCCATCCACCTCGAGACGATCAACGTTGATGGCAAATCAACTCAGCGAGCTGTAGTGACAGAAGCGAACTGCAACGGTTGTGGAGTATGTGTGAGTGCTTGTCCTAATAGGGCAATTGACGTTCAGG
- a CDS encoding DsrE family protein: MAIQKDHSTVQVNVFLMADAVSCGISNQNTAQGYYNIERMIKAVVQKGGKIKACGTCADARGVKSLPLIEGIEASNMAELAMWTVEADTILTF, from the coding sequence ATGGCGATTCAAAAAGATCATTCAACTGTACAGGTCAACGTATTTTTAATGGCGGATGCAGTCAGTTGTGGAATTTCGAATCAAAACACAGCGCAGGGTTATTACAACATCGAAAGGATGATCAAGGCTGTTGTTCAAAAGGGCGGGAAGATCAAAGCCTGCGGCACATGCGCTGATGCCAGAGGGGTCAAGAGCCTCCCACTCATCGAGGGAATCGAGGCAAGCAACATGGCAGAACTTGCCATGTGGACGGTCGAGGCAGACACGATCTTAACTTTTTGA